Proteins encoded within one genomic window of Bacillus sp. F19:
- a CDS encoding ubiquinol-cytochrome c reductase iron-sulfur subunit: protein MSEKKHRVSRRQFLNYTLTGVGGFMAAGMLMPMVRFALDPVLGKVEEQDLVQVVNVDEITKEPQRFNFKIKQVDAWHKSDEPRSAWVFKNDKGDIVALSPVCKHLGCTVNWNSDPENPNQFFCPCHYGRYEKDGTNVPGTPPLAPLDVFVNEVKDGFLYLGSAKPRKEA, encoded by the coding sequence ATGAGCGAGAAAAAACATCGGGTTTCAAGACGACAATTTCTCAACTATACGCTGACAGGTGTAGGCGGTTTCATGGCTGCGGGTATGCTAATGCCAATGGTTCGCTTTGCGCTCGACCCTGTACTGGGCAAGGTTGAAGAGCAAGATCTTGTGCAGGTAGTGAATGTAGATGAAATTACTAAAGAACCTCAACGATTTAATTTTAAAATTAAACAAGTTGATGCCTGGCACAAGTCTGATGAACCTAGATCAGCATGGGTTTTTAAAAATGACAAAGGGGATATAGTTGCTCTTTCTCCTGTATGTAAACATTTAGGATGCACGGTTAACTGGAACAGTGACCCTGAAAATCCTAACCAATTCTTTTGTCCTTGCCACTATGGGCGCTATGAAAAAGACGGTACAAATGTACCTGGCACACCGCCGCTTGCTCCACTCGATGTATTCGTCAATGAAGTGAAAGATGGATTTTTGTATCTTGGTTCAGCTAAACCGCGAAAGGAGGCGTAA
- a CDS encoding YpiF family protein has product MKWTSEDTNMFLQSKEYVDTAIIPLVQIGFGNNLKSLAGEGEYTSLITEDLERQLKGRVFLLPACTYISGQMHDSEKTILQWYHELKDNFKHIFFVTSDELWRNEGGPHKDSVIYLPPIPMEHMDESLKRKMIEDQVRQILNIFLQSWRVS; this is encoded by the coding sequence ATGAAATGGACATCAGAAGACACAAACATGTTTCTTCAGTCAAAAGAATATGTAGATACCGCCATAATCCCGCTTGTTCAAATAGGATTTGGAAATAATCTGAAATCTTTGGCGGGAGAGGGAGAGTATACATCACTGATCACAGAAGACCTTGAACGCCAGCTTAAAGGAAGAGTTTTTTTGCTTCCAGCCTGCACGTACATATCAGGACAAATGCATGACAGTGAAAAAACAATTTTACAATGGTATCATGAATTAAAGGACAATTTCAAGCATATTTTTTTCGTGACGAGCGATGAATTGTGGCGAAATGAAGGCGGTCCGCATAAGGACAGCGTGATCTATCTTCCTCCAATTCCTATGGAACATATGGACGAGTCCCTGAAAAGGAAAATGATTGAGGATCAAGTGCGTCAAATTTTGAACATTTTCTTACAATCTTGGAGGGTTTCATAA
- a CDS encoding Ig-like domain-containing protein: MKRMRRKWTSILLIILLLSSGVMSSWQAFAAAEQNVITVDGNDDDWTGIEPLASSSNPGYEGFHLGDVHLKNDSQFLYYWVDAKNVPNWGDNGMFMNLALNVNNEDSNVQGNPWGAPFHFGGTDAKPQFHIVSRIKNDREIAEAALYSADDFNHPRLSTWENIKGAQFASDRTKGFEGRIPLSELGLENNDALKAIAVLSGNTAAEHGAFDVSPEASGNTTAGSWNEKDYSNKQSVYSAEYTMKGIIDAKQLELTSAAPADGAADVKTTSPIILTFNESIKLELPNSISLKENGGQAVKSEITADANQLKIVPEILQKAQDYTLTVPKQFITGEKSGTALEQDLSLSFKTSELNSPVKRYVLFTYSREDADYDGWNIWTWQTGLEDGEKLFTDETDKGAVSKFEIGAEATNIGFVIRKGQDWAVKDPYDQDRYIETDPTQPMTKVFVESGKGEFHTIPAIKGPVISEGKATFFYRDQELFENNAMSDIDHVKLKIDGKQFDMKYDEKNEYFLYTFDLPKEGKYEYKYLVTMGGTTKEVTDLYYEKSYIDYVIPKVKMKAAVSPKEVTSNQNAVLSLDIKSDQEKILFSDMYADASSIGGPDALQIDPQLKEVTLSVKGSVPAGDKEIPVTAVDEFGNKHTTTAAISVKPRVSGGEGDFDWDEARIYFMLTDRFNDGDKGNNDPNNEGYDVNHPESYHGGDFKGITEKLDYLDDLGINTIWITPIVDNIDWDLRHNKNGNQYGYHGYWAKDFSKLDEHLGKMEDLNELLDKAHERNIKIMVDVVLNHTGYGLKETDKNEQNIPNFPLDEDRERFKGMLRSGGTDVIKGELAGLPDLITEDPAVREQIIDWQTAWASHKTKKGNAIDYFRVDTVKHVEETTWKAFKNELTKVNPDFKLIGEYYGGGIDNTGGYLNSGQMDSLLDFNFKYEARDFINGEIEAVEARLEERGGKLSNTATMGQFLSSHDEDGFLLAHAGGDKSKQKIAAALQITAKGQPVIYYGEELGQTGKHAGDMDKGEFNENRYNLDWDNTENNDLLTHYQKLLNIRKDYSSIFAKGDRTKVAGSNEDGYLVFKREYKDQSLVIGLNTTEEDQQITIDVPFEKVADVIDLYSGKKYKVSSEQQVTVDLVDRELGGTFILSLENERTEPPAEGENPPGPIDIDEENETVQGPNTSNEHLSESKTAGETDSKNENNKLPATSTNTYTYMVIGALLLILGTILFRKKYQKT; this comes from the coding sequence ATGAAGAGAATGAGAAGGAAATGGACATCCATTCTGTTAATTATTCTGCTTCTGTCCAGTGGTGTAATGAGTTCTTGGCAGGCGTTTGCCGCTGCTGAACAGAATGTGATTACGGTTGATGGAAACGATGATGACTGGACAGGAATAGAACCGCTTGCATCATCTTCAAACCCGGGATATGAAGGATTTCATCTCGGAGATGTCCATCTGAAAAATGACAGCCAGTTTCTCTATTACTGGGTCGATGCTAAAAATGTCCCAAACTGGGGCGACAATGGCATGTTCATGAATCTGGCATTAAACGTAAATAACGAAGATTCTAATGTGCAAGGAAATCCATGGGGAGCACCATTCCATTTTGGAGGTACAGATGCAAAACCTCAGTTTCATATCGTTTCAAGAATAAAGAATGATCGTGAAATAGCGGAAGCTGCGTTATACAGTGCTGATGATTTTAATCATCCCAGACTTTCCACTTGGGAAAATATCAAAGGTGCACAGTTCGCTTCTGACCGCACGAAGGGATTTGAAGGAAGAATCCCATTAAGTGAACTGGGGCTTGAAAATAATGATGCACTAAAAGCAATTGCCGTATTAAGCGGAAATACTGCTGCTGAACATGGTGCATTTGATGTAAGCCCTGAGGCAAGCGGAAATACTACTGCAGGTTCATGGAATGAAAAAGATTATTCAAATAAGCAATCTGTCTATAGCGCTGAATATACCATGAAAGGAATCATCGATGCAAAACAGCTTGAACTTACTTCAGCAGCACCTGCTGATGGAGCTGCGGATGTTAAAACAACTTCACCAATTATCCTGACGTTTAATGAGTCTATAAAACTGGAGCTGCCGAATAGCATTTCCCTTAAAGAAAATGGTGGACAGGCTGTAAAGTCAGAAATTACTGCGGATGCAAACCAGCTGAAAATAGTTCCTGAGATTCTGCAAAAAGCGCAAGACTATACGCTGACTGTTCCAAAGCAATTCATCACCGGAGAAAAATCAGGAACAGCATTAGAGCAGGATCTCTCGCTTTCTTTTAAAACAAGTGAGTTGAACAGTCCGGTTAAAAGGTATGTACTGTTTACGTATTCCAGAGAGGACGCCGATTATGACGGCTGGAATATATGGACTTGGCAAACGGGACTTGAAGATGGCGAAAAGCTGTTTACTGATGAGACTGATAAAGGTGCCGTTTCAAAGTTTGAAATAGGAGCGGAGGCAACGAACATAGGATTTGTCATTCGAAAAGGTCAGGACTGGGCTGTAAAGGATCCATATGATCAAGACAGATATATTGAAACAGATCCCACACAGCCGATGACAAAAGTGTTTGTAGAAAGCGGAAAGGGTGAGTTTCACACAATTCCAGCGATAAAGGGTCCTGTCATATCGGAAGGAAAAGCAACATTCTTCTATCGCGATCAGGAGCTATTCGAAAACAATGCGATGTCTGATATTGATCATGTAAAATTAAAAATTGACGGAAAGCAATTTGACATGAAATATGATGAGAAAAATGAATATTTCTTATATACATTTGATCTGCCAAAAGAGGGTAAGTACGAATACAAGTATCTTGTCACAATGGGCGGAACAACGAAAGAAGTAACAGATCTATATTATGAAAAATCATATATCGACTACGTTATTCCAAAAGTAAAGATGAAAGCAGCTGTATCTCCAAAAGAAGTGACATCCAATCAGAATGCCGTCTTGAGTTTGGATATAAAATCTGATCAGGAGAAAATCCTGTTTTCAGATATGTATGCTGATGCCTCATCTATTGGAGGACCGGATGCCTTGCAGATCGATCCTCAATTAAAAGAAGTGACTTTGTCAGTAAAGGGTTCGGTGCCTGCCGGTGATAAAGAAATTCCGGTTACAGCTGTTGATGAATTTGGCAACAAACATACAACAACAGCAGCGATTTCAGTAAAACCAAGAGTTTCCGGAGGAGAAGGAGATTTTGACTGGGACGAGGCAAGAATTTATTTTATGCTGACTGACCGGTTCAATGATGGCGACAAAGGGAATAACGATCCCAATAATGAAGGATATGATGTGAATCATCCTGAATCGTATCACGGCGGAGATTTTAAAGGTATAACCGAAAAGCTTGACTATCTTGATGATCTTGGCATTAATACAATCTGGATTACTCCAATTGTGGATAATATTGATTGGGATCTTCGTCATAATAAAAACGGCAATCAATACGGTTACCACGGATATTGGGCAAAGGACTTCTCAAAGCTTGATGAACACCTTGGCAAGATGGAAGATTTGAATGAATTACTTGATAAGGCACATGAACGAAATATAAAGATTATGGTCGATGTTGTATTGAATCATACCGGCTATGGATTAAAAGAAACGGACAAGAATGAACAGAACATCCCCAACTTTCCTCTGGATGAAGATCGTGAACGCTTCAAAGGTATGCTTCGCAGCGGAGGGACGGATGTCATAAAAGGCGAGCTTGCCGGACTGCCGGACCTGATTACAGAAGATCCGGCTGTAAGAGAGCAAATCATTGACTGGCAGACAGCGTGGGCATCGCACAAAACCAAAAAAGGAAATGCAATTGACTACTTCCGGGTAGACACTGTGAAACATGTGGAAGAGACAACATGGAAAGCATTTAAAAATGAACTGACTAAAGTAAATCCTGATTTTAAACTAATTGGGGAGTATTATGGCGGCGGCATTGATAATACAGGCGGCTATTTAAACAGCGGACAGATGGATTCTCTGCTGGATTTCAATTTTAAATACGAAGCAAGAGATTTTATTAATGGTGAGATTGAAGCTGTTGAAGCAAGACTTGAGGAGCGGGGCGGCAAGCTCTCGAACACAGCGACAATGGGACAGTTCCTGAGCAGCCATGATGAAGACGGTTTCTTGCTGGCGCACGCAGGCGGAGATAAAAGCAAGCAGAAAATTGCTGCTGCTCTTCAAATAACAGCCAAAGGACAGCCGGTTATCTATTACGGAGAAGAGCTTGGGCAAACTGGAAAACACGCTGGCGACATGGATAAAGGCGAGTTTAATGAAAATCGATACAATCTTGACTGGGACAATACGGAAAATAATGATCTGTTAACTCACTACCAGAAGCTATTAAACATCCGTAAAGACTATTCAAGCATTTTTGCAAAAGGAGATCGGACAAAAGTAGCAGGCAGCAATGAAGATGGATACCTTGTCTTCAAAAGAGAATACAAAGATCAATCTCTGGTTATCGGATTAAACACGACAGAAGAAGATCAGCAGATAACAATTGATGTGCCATTTGAAAAAGTAGCTGATGTTATTGATTTATACAGCGGTAAAAAATACAAGGTTTCCAGTGAACAGCAAGTAACGGTTGACTTAGTGGATCGGGAGCTTGGAGGTACATTCATTTTATCTCTTGAAAATGAAAGGACTGAGCCTCCGGCAGAAGGGGAAAATCCTCCGGGTCCGATTGACATTGATGAAGAAAACGAAACAGTTCAGGGCCCAAATACATCCAATGAACATCTCTCAGAAAGCAAAACAGCAGGTGAAACAGATTCGAAGAATGAAAACAATAAGCTTCCTGCGACATCGACAAATACCTATACTTACATGGTGATAGGAGCTCTCTTGCTGATATTGGGAACGATTTTGTTTAGAAAAAAATACCAAAAAACTTAA
- a CDS encoding ReoY family proteolytic degradation factor, with translation MMAPVSVIEKKDFIRWFLNHYQLKRRECVWILNYLMSHDTLMEKVHFVEQAQYCPRGIIMSTHCVEEVPFRFYKENVMTTDAEKSFHDIRLNKDEDLFIQLNFRSAYQSPNYAAVLEANPFMPKHLNINEKDRVVAERILEQSIQTFQKEKLLQMIDDALDRQDKEAFESLTEKLKCLK, from the coding sequence ATGATGGCCCCTGTATCTGTCATTGAGAAGAAGGATTTTATCAGGTGGTTTTTAAATCATTATCAGTTGAAAAGACGAGAATGTGTTTGGATTTTGAATTACTTAATGAGTCACGACACGCTGATGGAAAAAGTGCATTTCGTTGAGCAGGCCCAATATTGTCCGCGCGGGATTATCATGTCAACCCACTGCGTAGAGGAAGTGCCGTTTCGTTTTTACAAAGAAAATGTCATGACAACGGATGCAGAAAAATCCTTCCATGACATTCGGTTAAATAAAGACGAGGATCTGTTCATTCAGCTCAACTTCCGCTCGGCTTATCAATCGCCGAATTATGCAGCAGTGCTTGAAGCCAATCCATTTATGCCGAAACATCTCAACATTAATGAAAAAGACCGTGTAGTAGCTGAACGCATATTAGAGCAATCGATTCAAACGTTCCAAAAAGAAAAATTACTTCAAATGATTGATGACGCACTTGACCGCCAGGATAAAGAAGCATTTGAAAGCTTGACTGAAAAACTGAAATGTTTGAAATAA
- a CDS encoding tetratricopeptide repeat protein: protein MLKNSLIEAIELVESGQAEEGLKKLSGLEKTLHDEEKFLLAEKYYQWGNTEHALNIMEDMHLLYPEESEVTVFLAEVYIDMDEEEKAIELLGTIPETDPAYVQALILSADLYQMQGLNEVSEQKLLSAKKMVPNEPVIDFALGELYFHQGHYHKAIPYFTDVLKEHTVITGVNVYQRLAESISASGEFEEALPYYEKAVDQQVDLHTLFGYGFTALQANYPKTAIDQFLKLKELDHEYTSLYLYLAKAYEEEGMLKESLETVKDGLKADEYNKELYVYGGKIALKNNEPNEASALLQQAIAIDPGHVEATITLTNIYMQEQKYEEVIDCLKEVMRYGEEDPEYDRKLARAYHETEQYSDALNHYQRAYNFFKEEPDFLTEYGYYLLEDGNRAAAREMFRQALKHDPANVEIEEILIQLENDF from the coding sequence ATGTTGAAAAATTCACTAATTGAAGCAATAGAATTAGTTGAGTCAGGACAAGCTGAAGAAGGCCTAAAAAAACTTTCAGGACTTGAGAAGACTCTGCATGATGAAGAAAAATTTCTGCTTGCGGAAAAATACTACCAATGGGGCAATACGGAGCATGCGCTGAATATAATGGAAGACATGCATTTATTGTACCCGGAAGAATCTGAGGTTACGGTATTTTTAGCAGAAGTCTATATAGATATGGACGAAGAAGAAAAAGCAATTGAACTGCTGGGCACAATCCCTGAAACAGACCCCGCTTATGTTCAGGCTTTGATCCTTTCTGCTGATTTGTATCAAATGCAGGGATTAAATGAAGTAAGTGAACAAAAGCTGCTGTCTGCCAAAAAAATGGTGCCGAATGAACCTGTGATCGACTTTGCTCTTGGTGAACTATATTTTCATCAGGGGCATTATCACAAAGCCATACCCTATTTTACAGATGTATTAAAAGAGCATACAGTTATAACTGGAGTCAATGTCTATCAAAGGCTTGCAGAATCGATCAGTGCTTCAGGTGAATTTGAAGAAGCTCTTCCGTACTATGAAAAAGCAGTCGATCAACAAGTAGATTTGCACACGTTGTTCGGTTATGGATTTACAGCACTTCAAGCAAATTATCCCAAGACAGCAATTGATCAGTTTTTAAAATTAAAAGAGCTCGATCATGAATATACATCTCTTTATTTATATTTAGCAAAAGCATATGAAGAAGAAGGCATGCTGAAGGAAAGTCTTGAAACAGTAAAAGACGGGTTGAAGGCAGATGAGTATAATAAAGAGCTTTATGTTTACGGTGGGAAAATCGCTTTAAAAAATAATGAGCCAAACGAAGCATCAGCCTTGCTTCAGCAAGCCATTGCCATTGATCCAGGGCATGTCGAAGCAACCATTACACTGACAAATATTTATATGCAGGAGCAAAAATATGAAGAGGTTATTGACTGTCTGAAAGAAGTGATGAGGTACGGCGAGGAAGATCCTGAATATGACCGCAAATTAGCACGAGCTTATCATGAAACAGAGCAATATTCGGATGCATTAAACCATTACCAGCGAGCATATAATTTCTTCAAGGAAGAACCAGATTTTCTTACAGAGTACGGTTATTACTTGCTAGAGGACGGAAATCGCGCCGCCGCCAGGGAAATGTTCCGCCAGGCATTAAAGCATGATCCGGCGAATGTCGAAATCGAAGAGATTTTGATACAATTAGAAAATGATTTTTAA